From a single Ursus arctos isolate Adak ecotype North America unplaced genomic scaffold, UrsArc2.0 scaffold_34, whole genome shotgun sequence genomic region:
- the FAM210A gene encoding protein FAM210A has translation MQWNVPRSVFRLAHRTCMEPQKASLFGHCQNIKGPLLLYKSESRVVLVQGPQKQWLHLSAVQCVAKERKPFTAHPPQRGVLHHKRWEQDILSKRIMSSNARSPGTPSEKKEEPDPLQDKSISLYQRFKKTFRQYGKVLIPVHLITSGVWFGTFYYAAIKGVNVVPFLELIGLPDSIVSILKNSQSGNALTAYALFKIATPARYTVTLGGTSFTVKYLRSRGYMSTPPPVTEYLQDRMEETKELLTEKMEETKDRLTEKLQETKEKVSFKKKVE, from the exons ATGCAATGGAATGTACCAAGGTCTGTATTCCGACTGGCACATAGGACATGCATGGAACCACAGAAAGCCAGTCTTTTTGGACACTGTCAGAACATAAAGGGACCATTACTTTTGTATAAATCTGAATCCAGAGTAGTTTTGGTACAGGGCCCTCAAAAACAATGGCTGCATTTGTCTGCTGTCCAGTGTGTTGCAAAGGAAAGGAAGCCATTCACTGCTCATCCACCCCAACGGGGGGTCCTTCACCATAAACGGTGGGAGCAAGATATTTTATCCAAGAGGATAATGTCATCCAACGCCAGATCCCCTGGAACtccttcagaaaaaaaggaagaacctGACCCCTTACAAGACAAGTCTATTAGTCTTTATCAAcgatttaagaaaacatttaggCAATATGGAAAAGTTTTGATTCCAGTGCATCTAATAACTTCTGGTGTTTGGTTTGGAACATTTTATTATGCGGCCATAAA agGAGTGAATGTCGTTCCTTTTCTAGAACTCATTGGGTTACCCGACAGCATAGTAAGCATTCTGAAAAATTCCCAGAGTGGAAATGCACTAACAGCATATGCCTTGTTTAAG ATTGCAACACCCGCCCGCTATACGGTGACTTTGGGAGGAACCTCCTTCACTGTGAAGTATTTGCGTAGTCGGGGCTACATGTCGACACCGCCTCCTGTTACGGAGTATCTACAAGACAGGATGGAAGAGACCAAGGAGCTTcttacagagaaaatggaagaaacaaaggACAGACTCACTGAAAAATTacaagaaaccaaagaaaaagtttcttttaagaaaaaagtggAATAG